One genomic segment of Hippoglossus hippoglossus isolate fHipHip1 chromosome 22, fHipHip1.pri, whole genome shotgun sequence includes these proteins:
- the erg28 gene encoding LOW QUALITY PROTEIN: probable ergosterol biosynthetic protein 28 (The sequence of the model RefSeq protein was modified relative to this genomic sequence to represent the inferred CDS: deleted 2 bases in 2 codons) translates to VASLNVLRSWLVMVSVIAVGNTVQSFRDHSFLSEKLYTGAPEFVNGLQARTFGIWTLLSSIIRCACAIDIQNRTLYHVTLWTFVLALGHFLSEAFVYKTAPSTIGVMAPLIVQVSFSVVGMLIGFQCIPDTQEEVGARRKKRN, encoded by the exons GTCGCCTCCTTGAACGTCCTGCGGAGCTGGCTGGTGATGGTGTCCGTCATCGCGGTGGGAAACACAGTGCAGAGCTTCAGGGATCACAGCTTCCTGTCAGAGAAGCTCTACACGGGCGCGCCAGAGTTCG TGAATGGTCTCCAGGCTCGGACATTCGGCATTTGGACATTGCTGTCGTCGATCATTCGCTGTGCCTGTGCCATTGATATTCAGAACAGGAC GCTGTATCACGTCACGTTATGGACATTTGTGTTGGCGCTA GGACACTTTCTGTCTGAAGCCTTCGTCTACAAAACTGCCCCCTCT ACTATCGGGGTCATGGCGCCGCTCATCGTGCAAGTGA gtTTCTCTGTTGTCGGAATGCTGATTGGATTCCAGTGTATTCCAGACACTCAAGAAGAAGTGGGAGCACGACGGAAGAAACGTAACTGA